Genomic segment of Citrus sinensis cultivar Valencia sweet orange chromosome 7, DVS_A1.0, whole genome shotgun sequence:
aattaacaaacaattaTACAAATGAAGAATGTCAATGCGCATAGCAGACAAACCGTTAATTAATTACCTAAATCGAATGAAAGATTTAAGAATTcgaattcaattaaataacagGGATCGAAATTCTTGACAAATTCACATAGaaaagtgaataaaatatatttacctTGCTCGTATTAATGATAGAACAAGACATTAAACAATAATTCACCTTGCTTGTAATAGTCTAATAGATAGAAGATGAAATTGAGCCCTAATTTGCCATTTCTTCCCATATATTTACCTACAGCTATCCACATCAAATAGTAGTCTATAattagagaagaagaagaaggaaaaaagttCAAGAAAGCTGTGGTGGTGGCTTGGCAAACGGTGCATTCGAAGGTGGCTGTGAAAGGGATAAGGAAAGAAGGAAATAATaaggaaagaaattaaagggATTTGATGTCAAACGGTGCGTTCGATGGAGGCTGTGAATGAGAAAAGGAATTTAATGCCAAATGGTGTGTTTTTGGATTAGTTAAATGGTGCGCTTTGGATTAGTtaaacggtgcgttttgttCTGGGATTTCTTTCGGGACTTAAGTTGGGGCaagtattattttcatattttttttgttctgaTTTGTTGTTAAACGACACTGTttctgcttttatttttttttctttgttctgaTTTGTTGTGAACGAAGTTGTTTTAGTTATGACACATcagcttcttcttcctcttcgttTAGCCCAGCTGCAGAACCCTTGCTTCTTCCTCTTCATTCTCTTAAAAAGCTGCAGAACCCTTAAtcacacaaaagaaaaagattgaaCGGGGACGAGTTTTCGACCTTATCCCTGGAAGATTAATTCTCGGCATTGTCCCTGACAGAACATTGATTCTTGCGTGTGCTGcttcaaatatatatgttgATAACATTGTTGAACGACTTGTTCCTCACATGTATTTGGCAATCTTCTAGGCAtgttctaattttattataatccgAGTATTGTCATTTTTCCATATTTACATGGTTTACCATTGCAGATAGCATGGTGATGGCATGCAATGTAgcttgattaaataattaagaatgaaaaatgttGTCAATTTGTGGTTTTGGTATCACTTCTATGATTTTCACAATCTGAATTTTTCCTTACTAGTGCAAATATGTGCTTTAACTTGAATAAATTACCACCATCCTGACCAAATGAGACTAGATTAATGAatgatatattaaattatggttGGGTTCTGAAGTATTTGCAGTTGGATTGTGTTTGCTAGTGAAACGAGGCTGTCTAGTGAAACAAGGACAACGTGGCTGTCGGTCGATGAAGGAAAGGGCAATTGGGTTCTTCCGATGCTTTTGCTTTGCCATTTATTCTAAATCCTAAACGTCGTTGTTTcatagataataaaaaaaatataatagacaAAACAGCGTTGTTTCACACCGTTTTGAGGTTTGACCCGAGACAAACATTAGCATTGTTCACCCAAATGTGTTTGTAATTTAACTTAGAGTATACGGGAtgaatttttggaaattagCTAATAAATCTAGAAAAATAGTAACCATTTAAATAATcatcactatatatatatatatagtgatgattttttcttggacatgttttctttttctgagCTAGTCAAAACATTCCATGCATAATGCATTCTCATCCATTTgttcatttatcatttttctaactAAATTAGCCTTTTTATATATGCTTGCGTCGAATTGAATCTACATAACACTAATAATCATTTCTCAACAACTTTGATTAACATTAGGTTTATGTTGCATTTACTAAACTGGAATCGGAATGGaatggaatgagaatgagaataaaaataaattgtttacttgAACTGCATGAATCAGAATCCAAATGAGTTGGACTGTcattaatgtgtttattttgttttgaaatcgAAATCggaatgaattaaattgtcttaaattattaaaaagcccttaataataatgacaataataaaattaataaaaaaattgtattattaattcaaattattattattattttattacaatattaaaattttattaaatttattattttaattattattatttaatgttacgataatgttaataacaaaataattaaaataataaagtatattttgataataataataataataattaataaaggacctatttgcaaataatctaaaatttttaagtattttcaaaaatctcatagggaccaaaatataaaaatgacaaaagttGATTGAGGGCAATTTGgggattataaaaattaataggggtaaaatggaaaGTCTAGGGAATGGAGATTAATTCTGAGGGGGCTTGAAAGCACAGGTAAATATAGGTAAGAGTATAATATGGCAATACTCGATCACAGTCGAAATGGtgatgataaataattaaaatcatatcAAAAGCTTATCATTCCCTGAAGTGAATGTAAGCATTGgaattaatgataaaagaatattatctttatagTAGTCATAATTTCTtatgataataaaaagtaTTGAAAAAGCCACCTGAAGTGGAATTTTCTTAAGTGAGCAGTTTAATTTCTATTGcttatgtttttttatattcatttctTTATACTTTATTACTATATTGATTGATATAGCTGGTTCTATGATACCgtctatattattattgctttatTCTTATGTTGAGACATGTGATTGATTCGTTAATACCGCCAATAGTgatattattatgttaatatGGTTTGTTTAATATTGTTTGAAGCAAAATGTATGCATTATATTTGGTCTTGTAGACCTGATTGAATATTCTAGAAGagtaataatcaataaaattttctgaaaGAAATATAATCTTGTTAGTAAGTAGAACGAAAATTATGTATCTCAAATGCTTTATATTCAGTCAGATGTAGAAGAAATTTGATgcattttaaaagttatatacCAAAATGGATATCATATCGagatttaagtataaatacTGTGAAGGTATCAAATGATCTGAACAAAAGTGTTAATGGTTTCTACATGATGGTTGTATTTTGGACGACATTATTTGGTGCACGTGTTGAGCCCACATGGTTCATTGAGCCATATCATTAAGCCCTTGGATTGTAACCAAAAGCTAATTTAATCAAtcattccattttttttcacctcgattgttgtcattttttttcccctaattTGCTAACTTCCcattttctatttcatttgCATCTGCAGTGCATGATAGCAGGCTCCAATTTCTAACCTATAAGTGCCAGGCTAAAATACTTGCTGTCAGTTAACCTTTCATTGTTTAAACGtgtaaaaaatgataagaaagTTGAGTGAAGAACAGAAAAAGTAATTCTTGCTGCCATTGCTAAGAAGGAATAGAGTATGCATAGATTTACTTAGCAGTATGTCGTCAGCTTGTTTGTTGATTATATGGAGTTATGTGACAATTTTTGTAGACAGAAAAGGCGGTAATGCATGTATTCAATTTGAACTAAATCatgtaagtttattttataagttataaaagtaattttgttttatttttttcttcttttaactttggtaatgtaaaaaaaataaaaaataaaaaataaattgtagtTCAAGGGCACGAAATGCAATAGTGTTAGTAAAAAGACCATTTATACgggaaaagataaaaaaaacttaaggCAGTTgttaatgtttatttatttacttatttatgttagaaaatagaatatagtaaaaaaaaaataatttgcatgCTTGCAATTTGATGACTCAGTTTTCAGGAATATTGGAACTGTAATTGCTGCATATAAGCTCTCTACACGTCCGTAGACTGCGAATGACTACAAGAGAAAGAGGTCGAATTGGTATGTAATTTCGCTTTATAATGTTGTATTTCTAGCAAGTATCCATCCATTTTTTTATGCTAGCCTTTATTGACTTGCAGGCAGAGAAAAAGAAGGTTTGCTTTACTATCTCCAATGTCCGAAGCATGTGTGTTGAGCCTAGCTGTGTGGTTTTTTCTAAGTGGCATCAGTTCTACTAGCACGACAATGTAAATGATCAGCCTGTGTTTCAGATTTAAGGTTTAAGAGTTGTAATTGCTAGGATTTAGGAATCAAACctaataattttgtgaagttGGCTCAATGTATCATTACAACTGTGTTTCCTTTTGTATGTGATTTGTATGCTGGGAGcttaaaaagaaagtaaaaagtCTACTTTCATAAAGAAGTAGCAagttagtttttattttatttggcatTTGTGTTTTCGGGTGGGGGACGTGAGGCATGAGTAGCTGGCCAGGCCCAAAGCctgcaaaaattaaagaataattttttgaattttaccaTTTACtgcttataattttataatactcTTTTGGTATAACCTGTAACTATTGTGGTGCTAATTTTTGAGGCTGTAGCGcaatatcaaaaaaaaaaaagaaaaagaaaaaaaagagctcAATATAGAGCTTAACCAGTTAGTAAGGGTGTTCGCAGATTAGATTTGTGGATTGGATATCAATTCATATCTAATTCACCATTTTACATATTGGTTtgcatattaaaattttttaattctattcattctactaacaaattaaataaaaaaatctaatataaaaatgattttatttctgataaaatttaaaattgaataagatttaaataaattatgtgtttaaataaagttagaaTAATACAATCAAAGTCTTCAAATACAACacagtgaaaagaaaaaaaattacatttgtttaaattagtatgtgaaaattaattagagttataaaaattaactaaaagtaattatttagaaagttatatttgtttgtttaattattcaattatttaattatgtttattataaattattatcgGATGAGATATGTATAGTGTTAATGTAACaacattttaacttatttatttgttaataaatagTAACACCACATTTCAAATACAAATTCGTAAATTTTtgcaaatttataaaagtaaatttatatcaaatcCACCAATCCATAGATCAAACTTTTACGGATTAATTTTTTGCGGATCAGACAGTGCACTGCCCACATTTAGTAGTACGCCATCATAGACATGTTTCGGTTAAAACTAGGATTAGGGTTTTGGGGCGTGGAGATTGAGGGTGGTGGTGGAGATCAAGTGACAGAAATCGGCTGGATAAATGATctcattttggtttttgtcTGGAATAAAATATGTTGATTTGTGCCACATTTATACAATCAGTTTAGTTTTAGGAGTTATTGTTGTTTTGGTGAGGTGTTATGTAGGCGTCACTTTctcgagaaaatttttttcttgaagagagaaaatttttgttgatttcGCAGTTCCGATGGGACTTgggtgggtttttttttttatatttgttttccttttgaaGTTAATTACAGGATCAGTACTTACAGCTttcactaatatttttttttaatcgatTGACTAAAACGACGCCAAATGGGTGGATGAAGATTAGTTATGTTTTTATTAGTAcattacatttttataatgCTTTTGTATCCGGTATCTGAAACAACATCGAATGGTTGGATTAAATGAAGTGTTAAGAGCCCCATtgtactaaaaataaaaaataaaaaatgaagtgttcaatgaattttaaaaatttaggaaaaattattgataaatttcGATGAATTCACCCAAATGTGTTTGTAATTTAACAAAGAGTATACTGGATGAATTTTGGaaattagttaataaataagatctagaaaaattataatcacttaaataatcatcattaaaaaaaaagatataaaattcGGAAAAGCGAGCAACTTTTTCTTTGcatgttttcttctttctagCCGGTCAAAACATTCCATGCATTCTAATCGAATCTACACAACACTAATCAACCAATAATGTATACAAACATCGATATTTTTTGTAACTAACAATCGTTTTTGAGCAGTGAATGAAATAGTTAGGATCTCAAACCTCTTCCAAACATACCGTTAAAATGTTGAAACTCTTGTAACCAATGCAAACCTAAACACTTATAAACATAtcatcaatattaaaagattacATAGTAAATGGAAAGGAAACTCTTCCACCCATATAAGAGAATTGAACAAAACATTTGTAGGTAAAATATCTTCTGCTTGATTACAAACTCTTGAAATATGACAAAAAGTAACTTACTAACACCAATATATAATACCAAAATTTGTAAAGATATTACTGTAGTATAAATAAAGTACAAGCCAAAAGTCACATATAgtttatatgtgaataataaaacaaagatcacacaaaaatttacattaaggAGTTGATGAGACCGTAGACAACAAGAAGGCCCATAACGAGAGAGAGGTCAACACAAGGCTTAACCTCCATCGATAATACATCTTCACCAAAAACAACTCCACTTCTTGCTTCTTTTCTCTTCAGCTCAGCAACTGTGTCTCCAAAGTTGTCCACAATCTTGCATGCACACTTACCATTCAAGCTTGTCATAGCATAATTATATGGATGATTATCATCCAATCCCAAAATAACCTCACAATCTGAATTTCTCCTCAACATATTGAAGCTTTGTCGAACTAGGAAATCGGGCCTTTTAGTATTAGTTTCGACTTTCCCAGTTGATTTGTAACCTTCCCAGAACCCAAATAACCTGAAATATCTCTgcaataaatttgtataatattAAAAGCATATATTTACATACTGTTagtattaatgtaaaaaacaattaaaagctTTTGGTTCGGTTGTTACATGTaaaaaagttatatatataataataattgtaccTTTTTTAAGATGGTGAACAGAACTCCTCCATCAAAATCCATGAGATAAACTTCATTGTTGCTCTTGGAGTTGTAATTATCGACGCGATACATGATGTGTCCATCAGAATCAAAAACAGTGCAGCCTTTGCCATTCAAGACTAGAGACTTCATCCAGATTGTGAAGGTTTCTCGTTTTGAACTGAAGTAGCATGgagctgaagaagaagaagaaagtagCCCACGGGGATGAacttttttggccattatacaattaagttgaattttgtttgtgGATTAATTCAACAACACTTTCCAAGCTGCTTTTAAATGCTCAAACAGTAGGGTATacatgatatatatatatatatatattatgatcAATATAATAACAAGtcctttttgaaaaagttggaGATAAACATAAGCAGCTGTTAGACAAGTGgggttattaattaattgagaaaaaaaggaCGAATATAAATTGTAACATTTCATGCAATGAAGCTAAAATTAGTGACAATGGCTGGTTTCAAAGTTGagttataatactaaaccaCTTGATAATTATGCACATCATGTTTCTTGACTTTTTCTCTTCAGTAATAAACAAAAGACAATTGTGATTGATCAGCAACGTTCTTGAATAATCACAGGATAATAACATTTTCATTAGTCTATGGCGATAGATTTGGACCTTATCGTTTTGGTGACTCGGAGGCTCTATGTCATCTGGAGCTTTTACTATTGCAATGTGGGGATTAAGTCAAAACAGCTTCTGAAATTTCTGATGTAGTTCAGATTACAGATGGatatgattataattaaacGCCAAAAACTTCATTCTGCactttttgatttgtttagaTTTGCTTATGCAGGCATCTGCTGAAGCATGCGTGCACTTTAGAATATACTGTTGCTTCATCAAACATATCTAGTACGTGATCATCGTATGCAAGAACCTTATAACGTTATCagtgaaagaaaa
This window contains:
- the LOC102609600 gene encoding protein LURP-one-related 11-like; translation: MAKKVHPRGLLSSSSSAPCYFSSKRETFTIWMKSLVLNGKGCTVFDSDGHIMYRVDNYNSKSNNEVYLMDFDGGVLFTILKKRYFRLFGFWEGYKSTGKVETNTKRPDFLVRQSFNMLRRNSDCEVILGLDDNHPYNYAMTSLNGKCACKIVDNFGDTVAELKRKEARSGVVFGEDVLSMEVKPCVDLSLVMGLLVVYGLINSLM